CCTGCATTATTTTTTGGTCACATATAGAACATTAATGACCTCATACAATTATCTAATACAACcacactttatagatgaaaaaattgttaaatattagaaaaactgTTGTTCAAGTAAACAAATTATTACGTATAAGGATAAACATAACCTCAGAGATCAAGTCCAAGACCTCATTAACTGTTTCTGAACAtcaaggaacattttttttaatgattcccTACAGTCTTAGGGACTAATGAATTAGGCATACTGTTCTATTACTTTGGGTTTTCTCCAACTGCAATATGATcagggtgtttgtgtgtgtgagcgtGAGCATTTCTGTGCATCCATCAAGGAAGCTGGAACAAAGGATCAAGCTGATTAGAGAGAAACCTTATCCTAAAAATTCCAGACATAAAGTGCTTCCACTTCAGTTGCAAATGGACTCATCTATACCTTTGAACCCAAATCCGTACTTGGACTAAAGTGCTTTGAGAATTCCGAATTCACTCACAGATAAAATGCaggtaaaacttttttttaatgtttaagtcGTTTGTTATCGTTCTTGTTAGAGGCAGAGATTCAGAATTCTATGTAACCTAGCTTCTTCCTATAGTACTCTAGGCTAACTACAGTATTAAAGAAGGTCTGCATTTCCTTTTGCTGCAGGCAAACtaggaaaatgagaaattcagATCATAATGATGGATGAGAGGacctcagaggatcatagatctggaggcagaaagaaccttagagtcTATagagttcaaccctctcattttacaaatgaataggactttttttcccctattcaaTTATGTGAAAGGGAAGGTGCAAGCCCTATTATATGatagagccagtgaaaatgggtTCAGCTCCCCTTCTCCAACTCCAACTTATTTCACCAAACCTCTACTCATACCATACCATAGAGCAAGCAGGATACAGCAGTCTCTTGTATGTTGcatttttgtgtgtatttctCAGCTAAAAACTACTATGCATTCCTCTTTGGACAGGAAACCATGCAAATCTAATTTGGTCTCAATGACCACTTAAGGACTgtcataaatataatatatagggATATTTGcaaagttatatataatatatattttattatatatcatatatataaatattaataaaacaccTTTGAAACATGGGTCAGAACTACACACGCATTTCAGATTATGCTGCAATTAACAAAAAACTGCTTGGCAACTGGAAAAATGGAACTTCTTGCATTAGAGGAGAAACAAATTTTGTGTAAATGATAATATCAAAGGCTAACTCAAATGAGGAATAGCAAATAATTGGTTTCTACCCCAAATATATTTCCACTAATTTCAGGTGAGTACAGACAACTACTCTATGTTCTCTTCTTATTTAGGTGACGTTCTGTAGACTTCGGACTCACCAATGGTGCTTCattttattcaatgtcatctTGTTTCATGCTCTGCTCTTTGGAGCTGACTTTGTGGAAGAATATTTTCTGCAGTCATTACCATATGTAGATGTCAGAGTTCTTGAGATAAAGGACAAAGCCAGAAAATTAAACGTGGAGCCCTTAAGATATAACCTCTCAAAATTTTATATCTTGAGCCAGGAAGAGGCATGCAAGGGAGAAGATATCTTTTTACTTTCTCTTATCTTCAGCAGTCCAGGAAATGGGTCAAGGAGGGATCTGATAAGAAAAACCTGGGCTAATGTGACTACTATTCGGGGACATCCTATCCTCACATTATTTGCCTTAGGAATGCCAGATCTGGGAACCTCTCAGCAAGACATCAACAAGGAATCTAATAAATACAGAGATATTATTGAAGGATTTTTCCTGGACAGTTCTGGGAACCAAACACTAAAGACCATCATGATGATGCAGTGGGCTGTAACTTTCTGCCCgaatgccatgttcatcctcaagGTCAATGAAGAGATGTTTGTCAATCTCCGTAGTCTGGTAGACTATCTGCTCAACTTAAAAGACCACCTTGAAGAGATCTACGTGGGAAGGGTCATCCATCAGGATATGCCCAACAGAGATCCTGGAAGCCAGAATTTTGTTCCAGTTAGTGAATATCCAGAAAAGTACTACCCTGATTACTGCAGTGGAGAGGCCTTTATTGTGTCTCAGGATGTGGCCCGTATGATGTATGTGGTTTTCAAGGAAGCACCTTTGGCAATACCTGCTGATGTTTTTATAGGAATATGCGCCAAATATGCTGGCCTCACACCCATCCACAGTTCACGGTTTTCTGGGGAGAAGCACATCAGATACAATAGATGCTGCTATAAGTTCATCTTCACATCCTCAGAAATGACAGGTGAAGAAATGGCACTTGAGTGGAGGGAAGTTAATGATGGAAAAGAATGTACCTTGCTTGAAACCTATTATGGGTTGGTCTCCTGCAAACTTCTAACTTATCTTGATAGCTTTAAACACTTTAATATAGCACCTATGAAAAATGATGCAATGTATTTTGCTAACTAAGATTTTGTTTTCCTACGGAAAATGTTTTCCAATCCCTTTCTCCTATCATGGTAAACATTCTTCCCTTTGTATTTTCCCCCAAAAGGCTTAGCTATAAAAGACTTTGCAATTATATGttgaagcaagagaaagaaatttcttaGCCCTTTTATTCATGTTCCAAATATCAATAATATAACAGTTCCTAAAGAATTTAATGTAGCATAGAATTCTTTCTTCaatcaacttttctttttaaaaggggAATGCATTAAATTTGTTTCTGTGAAGAATTGCCTCTTATTCTTTATAATTGTAGAGTTTCTCAGTAATGTTCAAAgatagtcatatatatatatatgttagtgAAACTAGCTTtgtatttttatatctctaactTGAATTAcatgaaagaaaattaaacaaGAATTATTGTAAAATGTTACTCAATGCTGTGTGCATGCAGCAAATGGGTctataagctaaaaaaaaaatcatggctcCATCATCTAGTCTTAAAGAATTAAATGTACCTACTACATAGAAATATCAATTTTATTCTTATAGTGTACAAGTTTCTTGAAATAGCACATTTGCCTCCTATGCTAGTAATTTTCAGCAGAAATTTTTCAACTAAGTCCAAACAGGCCATACAATACAAACAGGAAacaattcattccttcatttggtGTTGGCACACCGTATTGCTGTTATAAGATGGACAAGAACAAACTAGAATTAAAGTACTAGAAACATACAAtattaagagctggaagaaacctcagaggttaTCCAATCTAAATTTCTGTCTGATTTATGAACTGCCTCAAAAGTATCCAAGAGTTATCTAGCCTCTACTttgttagaactggaaaagacattAGAGATCACTGCCATCTAGTTAAATCTctaattttataggtaaggaaactgagacataaagAGGTACAATGACTTGTCTAAGTCATACTACTAGTAAATGGTAGTCTATACTCAAACCTAGTTCTTTTTTATTCCAAATGAGGTATCCTTTCTATTATCACCACAAACTAGAATTCtcttaaaatggaattttagtaTGGGAGACAAAAAGGGAATATTGGATTTTGTATACATTGCTAATTCTGCAATTTCAAAATACCATTTTAGGATTTGAATGTCTTTTAATTCAGCAGGCTTTTCTCTCAAGTTCCTGAAACTGAATCATATTCTTTTTCTCTATGCAATTGTTTTGTAAATTAGCACTATCACTTTcccagaggcagcaaggtggtacagtggatgaatCTAGAGACAAGatgacctgaatttaaatctggcctcaaacacttactagatatgtgaccctgggctaggtcatttaacctctcctttagcttcctcatttgtaaaattggaatgataataatagcacttccctcccaggATTTTTCTAAGTATTAAATGTAGTCATGTTAGTGGTTTAGAAAGATGCTTCTTTTCtggtaataacaataatagctaatatctaaatagaactttaaggtttgcaaagcactttacaaatgttacatTTGGTCATgagctctgcctcttagaattcctaactCCCTTCAAAGCACAACTATTCAAATGGCTCCTTCCCTGTGAGGCCTTTCCTGAACCTTCCAAGTGCTAATGCCACTCCTTAAGAAATTccattgcatttatttatttattatagtcTTCTATGAACACACGCTGTTTCTTTTAAGAGAAAATAAGCTCTCTGAACGCAGGAACTATCTCATATTTGCCTTTGTAtaccccaatgcctagcacagtgctagacTTAACATTAACAAATACTGATTGAGTGCTTACTTTTATATAGTTTTATTGGATGGAACAATCACCAAATTCATTTCGAAAAACACAATTTGTTTCAATACACTAACGTATGAAAAATCAAGTCGCTAGGTTTACTGATGTGTTACAGAGGTGATGGAGAGTGGAAGGAGTGCTAGCTGggtagtcaggagacctgagttctaattccagTGTTGCTACCAAttcactgtatgaccctgggcaagttactgcccctctcctggcctcaatttcctcatctataaaattataagatcccagaggtcccttccagctcaaaagtTCTACAATTTTAAAACCATCTTTAACAAACtgatatttactaagcacttagaTTTATGGCACTGTGCAAGATACTAAATAGGTGAATGGTTAATGGTGATAGGGGAAAAATTAGTAGTTATTAGCTACAGGTCCCTTCTGAGTCTAACATCCTATTTCTAGTAACTCAAGCTTAGTACCTTCGAGAGGAATACTGAGTGCCAAGTCACTTCCAACTTTAACATTCAATGAATCCCAAGTACTCTATAGGGAACAGAAGTTGTAGAATAAATATATCTTCAGCGGGTGTTGCCAGGGAGAGTTTTTTAATCAAGTGCAACgggaaaaaagtgggaagagtcagatataaaaACAGAACAGATGCAATTCAGTAGTTACAGCAAAAAGTTATCAAAACAAGATTTCAAGTTGGAAGGTTTTTTTATCCCCTGGATTTTCCTTAAGTCACAGAATGTTTCAATTTCTTAGAAAAGACAACAATTATAAAAACTCACCCCAAAAGCTCACCAAAGAGACCTTATTAAAAATGGTTTACTTGAATTATAAAGATGAGAACACATAATTTTAGGAGTCCACACTGCTTTATAATCTAAAGAGTATGCACATTCAATAGTGACGAGATAGTGGGATAAAGAACAAAAAGGTCGGCTAGGAGTAGAAGAGAATTCCTAATGCAATTTGCTTCTCTTCTGAATAAAGCAGGATTCTTTGTGGGAGGAAGCATTTTCAATTTGCGCATCTCTAGGGCAAAGAATTTCCTAGCATTTGtggctatatttttttaaattacatgcaATTTTGGCAAGATCATGTGTATTTAGGAAGGCAGAAAAATACATAGTTCAAATAATGACCAAAGTCCCCTGCAATatggaatattttcattttacaatcaAAGAGCTCCAAACCCCAGTTCCACAATGTACTTCAAATACAGCAACAACAAATGCATAGTTGTTAGTCTACCTTAAACATaccatgataattttttttaaagtgcaatTATAGCTAGAAGTATTTTCTATCTGTTAtgttaaatacaaaacaaaaagaaaaaaaacctcaaagatCTTTGGAAGATGTCTTGGTCATGAAGACTGGTCCCCTAAAATGAATTTTGTGCAACTCATTCTGCTCCTTCCACAGCTGTAGTTGAAACAGACTTCACAAAGTATGGGCCTTCACTCAGGTAAGCTCTTAGTCTTAAATAATATTGGTTTCCAAAGATTTCTGCAATTGTTTTTGAGTTTGCAAGGGCTTTCACTAGTTCATATTTGGCATCTTTTGAAGCTTTGTCATGTTCCACAGACCGATCCACAATGTATTCCACAAACCCTGGGCTGTTAAACATAAGTTTCTGAGCCCAGGGTTGGTTTGCAATAGCCTAAAGAGCAACAGAGGAAGAGAACAATTCCTTgttaatctcaaaaaaaaaaaaaaaaaaggaaaaaaaagaaagttataaagACAGCTAAAGatggaagctccctgaagacAAGGTCTATATCTTATTTGCAAAATTGATAAAAGCTCCCATTTACAGCTCACAAAGTACTCTTCTCATTAAAGCCCAAAAGAATAAATatcattatccctactttacaaatgaggaggtCATGGCTTAaagaagctaaatgatttgccacagttacacagctattaagtgacaGAGATAAAACTACAATTCAGGCTTTCTGCTTCCACGTCAAAATGCTTCTTCCACTACAGTATAGCACACAGCACTAAAGCTTTACATACAGTTACTTAAATGACTAGAGaacaaatcaagaaattaaagAAGGATTTAAATACCATTATGTTATATCAAACAGGAATTCAAAATACTTT
This region of Trichosurus vulpecula isolate mTriVul1 chromosome 3, mTriVul1.pri, whole genome shotgun sequence genomic DNA includes:
- the LOC118842179 gene encoding putative UDP-GlcNAc:betaGal beta-1,3-N-acetylglucosaminyltransferase LOC100288842, coding for MAPAQGDTKTHTVGQTDTSSLLLPLLGLPSPSLARAAPASHTDPRPPLGFRRLGGERLPAPHYVISARPARPPGTDELGRGREKGRKDTKLKYPREHFRPPLLVECEWSMRSTPEKEMLGNLHLSLTLELKCVRTDGNVNKKRSKNPSRQKDVRTRIKKAPIVRGRPTSSLLQVTFCRLRTHQWCFILFNVILFHALLFGADFVEEYFLQSLPYVDVRVLEIKDKARKLNVEPLRYNLSKFYILSQEEACKGEDIFLLSLIFSSPGNGSRRDLIRKTWANVTTIRGHPILTLFALGMPDLGTSQQDINKESNKYRDIIEGFFLDSSGNQTLKTIMMMQWAVTFCPNAMFILKVNEEMFVNLRSLVDYLLNLKDHLEEIYVGRVIHQDMPNRDPGSQNFVPVSEYPEKYYPDYCSGEAFIVSQDVARMMYVVFKEAPLAIPADVFIGICAKYAGLTPIHSSRFSGEKHIRYNRCCYKFIFTSSEMTGEEMALEWREVNDGKECTLLETYYGLVSCKLLTYLDSFKHFNIAPMKNDAMYFAN